Below is a window of Picosynechococcus sp. PCC 7002 DNA.
AACCAAAGGGATATTGGATTGGGCCTGATATTTCAACAACAGCGCAACTAAGGTTTGAATGCGACCTAAATCTAGGGCGGCGGTGGGTTCGTCTAGGAGAAGAACTTGGGGTTGGCAGAGGAGTGCCCTGGCGATCGCCACCCATTGTTTTTGGCCGCCGGACAGGAGTGCTTCGTGGCGATCAAGCCATTCTAGGGGGATATCCAGTTGATCTTGCCACTGTTGCCAATGGTTGCGGATGGTTGGAGCCGATTGTTTCCGTAACTGGAGTGGGTACCATAGGGCATCTTTGACGGTCATGGCCAGAAGGCGGGCCTCCTGGGGGACGAGGGCAATGTGTTGCCGCAGAACAACGGGATTATAGGCGCTGTAGGGCTGACCTTGGAAGGTGAGGCGGCCTGTGGTGGGACTCTGGAGTTGATTGAGACAGTGAAGGAGGGTCGTTTTTCCGGAGCCCGATGGCCCCACCAGCACTAGGCGATCGCCTGGCTCTAGGGCAAAGGAAATATCCCGGAGAATATCCCGAGGCCCAAGGGTAAGGGTGAGTTGTTCAACCGTTAAAATCGCCATGGATAAGGTGCCAGAGTACAGAGTGCTGCTGTTATTGTTTCATGCGGTAATGGAGAAATAATTCCGAGGCGATCGCCTCATATTCCAGAAGTTCGAGGGTCAAGCCCGCCGTCTGTAAAAAACCATTGCCTGCCATGGGGGTAGGAGCCGCTGTTCCGCCGAGTAAAACAGGACAAACCGTTAGCCACAGTTCATCCAAGCAGCCCTGCTCCGCGAAGCTGGCGATGAGGTTTCCCCCTCCCAACAGGCCCAACTTTTCAATCCCCCGTTGCCTCAGTTCCGTGAGAGTTGGTTGCCATGCTCCGGCTGAATCTAAAGCAATAATTTGCTCAAAGCCCGGAAATTCCGCCCACCGGGGGAGTTGTTCGGGAGCGGTTAAAAGACCCCGGCGGAGGGGCTGCCGAAAAAAAGGTAAATCCTGGGGAAGATTGCCGGAGCCAGAACAAACAAAGTGGATCGGTTGGGGCGGTTGGTGGCGGTCTTGGC
It encodes the following:
- a CDS encoding ABC transporter ATP-binding protein, whose translation is MAILTVEQLTLTLGPRDILRDISFALEPGDRLVLVGPSGSGKTTLLHCLNQLQSPTTGRLTFQGQPYSAYNPVVLRQHIALVPQEARLLAMTVKDALWYPLQLRKQSAPTIRNHWQQWQDQLDIPLEWLDRHEALLSGGQKQWVAIARALLCQPQVLLLDEPTAALDLGRIQTLVALLLKYQAQSNIPLVISTHNLDFAQQLATKLIYLDQGQIQHHHHNHSIPWSVIQQTLQSRQSTNSEPW
- a CDS encoding RibD family protein → MHRQRPLVTAIAAMSADGKIADYSGAPARFPSAQDKAHLERLIAQMDAVMFGANTLRAYGTSLPIGDRHLLQQRQDRHQPPQPIHFVCSGSGNLPQDLPFFRQPLRRGLLTAPEQLPRWAEFPGFEQIIALDSAGAWQPTLTELRQRGIEKLGLLGGGNLIASFAEQGCLDELWLTVCPVLLGGTAAPTPMAGNGFLQTAGLTLELLEYEAIASELFLHYRMKQ